One segment of Kryptolebias marmoratus isolate JLee-2015 linkage group LG23, ASM164957v2, whole genome shotgun sequence DNA contains the following:
- the sumo1 gene encoding small ubiquitin-related modifier 1 — protein MSDTETKPSSQDGGDKKDGEYIKLKVIGQDSSEIHFKVKMTTHLKKLKESYSQRQGVPASTLRFLFEGQRIADNQTPKELGMEDEDVIEVYQEQTGGFWND, from the exons atgtcagaCACG gAGACAAAACCATCCAGTCAAGATGGGGGCGATAAGAAAGATGGAGAgtatataaaactaaaagtgaTCGGTCAG GACAGCAGTGAAATACACTTTAAGGTGAAAATGACGACACatctaaagaagctgaaagagtCTTACAGCCAGAGACAG GGCGTCCCTGCGAGCACGCTAAGGTTTCTGTTCGAGGGACAGAGAATCGCAGACAACCAAACTCCGAAAGAG CTGGGGATGGAGGACGAAGACGTCATCGAGGTGTATCAAGAACAGACCGGTGGATTTTGGAACGATTAA
- the map3k2 gene encoding mitogen-activated protein kinase kinase kinase 2 isoform X1, whose protein sequence is MGESSLLASWVNRSAMMMDEQEALNSIMQDLAELHRSSRPATFLSDLGKPKASSPKNQNDVRVKFEFKGERRILQFPRPVRLEDLKTKAKVAFGQTMDLHYTNNELVIPLTTQDDLDKAIELLDRSVHMKSLKILLVLQNPSSNMDLLLSHEELDNTGFRVIGGDPGLSSLNQGFYFPLTSWFLFPRLRFSPLCSGPHSTDRSSPPPGYIPDALQQVARNGSFTSINSEGEFIPESMDQMLDPLSMSSPENSASGSCPSLDSPLDSDYPKSRMPRAQSYPDNHQDFPEYDIPVFEKSGKGGTYPRRYGIPFGLQDYSDGRKTFPRARRTQVHSFRSPVSFSPTEQSPSTSSGSSVFTPDLEEAPGPARRRRGSDIEPNPNPPTAPTLSVMDISPPSRSPRAPTNWRLGKLLGQGAFGRVFLCYDADTGRELAVKQVQFDPESPETSKEVSALECEIQLLKNLCHERIVQYYGCLRDSMERTLSIFMEHMPGGSIKDQLKSYGALTENVTRRYTRQILEGVSYLHSNMIVHRDIKGANILRDSSGNVKLGDFGASRRLQTICLSGTGMKSVTGTPYWMSPEVISGEGYGRKADIWSVGCTVVEMLTQRPPWAEFEAMAAIFKIATQPTNPVLPAHVSDHCREFLKRIFVETKQRPSADELLRHIFVH, encoded by the exons ATGGGAGAATCCTCCCTCCTGGCCTCCTGGGTCAATCGCAGTGCCATGATGATGG ATGAGCAGGAGGCCCTGAACTCCATCATGCAGGACTTGGCCGAACTGCATCGCTCCAGCCGTCCTGCCACGTTCCTGTCGGACTTGGGCAAACCCAAAGCCTCCTCGCCCAAGAACCAG AACGATGTGAGAGTGAAGTTTGAGTTCAAAGGAGAGAGGAG gATCCTGCAGTTTCCTCGACCTGTCAGGCTGGAGGACCTGAAGACGAAGGCTAAGGTGGCGTTTGGTCAGACGATGGACCTTCACTACACCAACAATGAG ctggtgATTCCTTTAACAACCCAGGACGATCTGGACAAGGCGATTGAGCTGCTGGATCGCAGCGTTCACATGAAGAGCCTGAAGATCCTCCTGGTGCTTCAG AACCCTTCCTCCAACATGGACCTGCTGCTGTCCCACGAGGAGCTGGACAACACAGGATTTAGGGTGATAGGTGGAGATCCAGGTCTTTCTTCTCTGAATCAGGGCTTTTATTTCCCCCTCACTTCCTGGTTCTTGTTTCCACGTTTAcgtttttctcctctttgctcaGGTCCCCATTCAACAGACCgcagctctcctcctccaggaTACATTCCCGACGCTCTCCAGCAGGTGGCGAGGAACGGCTCCTTCACCAGCATCAACAGCGAGGGGGAGTTCATTCCTGAGAGCATGGACCAG ATGTTGGACCCGCTGTCCATGAGCAGTCCGGAGAACTCTGCGTCCGGGAGCTGTCCCTCTTTGGACAGTCCTCTGGACAG TGATTATCCTAAATCCAGGATGCCCAGAGCACAGAGTTACCCAGACAACCACCAGGACTTTCCAG AGTACGACATCCCCGTGTTCGAGAAGTCGGGGAAAGGAGGGACGTATCCTCGCAGATACGGTATTCCCTTCGGCCTTCAGGATTACAGCGACGGGAGGAAGACCTTCCCTCGAGCCCGACGGACGCAGGTTCACAGTTTCCGCTCTCCGGTGAGCTTCAGCCCAACGGAGCAGTCCCCCAGCaccagcagcggcagcagcgtCTTCACCCCCGACCTGGAGGAGGCCCCCGGGCCCGCCAGGAGGCGGCGAGGCAGCGACATCGAGCCCAACCCCAACCCCCCGACAGCACCGACCCTCTCCGTCATGGACATCAGCCCCCCCAGCCGCT CTCCACGGGCCCCCACCAACTGGCGGCTGGGGAAGCTTCTGGGTCAGGGGGCTTTTGGGCGGGTGTTCCTGTGTTACGATGCAGATACTGGACGGGAGCTCGCAGTCAAACAGGTCCAGTTTGACCCAGAGAGTCCAGAGACCAGCAAG GAGGTGAGTGCGTTGGAGTGTGAAATCCAGCTCCTGAAGAACCTGTGCCACGAGCGCATCGTTCAGTACTACGGCTGCCTGCGAGACTCCATGGAGCGAACGCTCTCCATCTTCATGGAGCACATGCCTGGA GGCTCCATCAAAGACCAGCTGAAGTCTTACGGAGCGCTGACGGAAAACGTGACACGGCGCTACACCCGGCAGATCCTGGAGGGGGTTTCCTACCTACACAGCAACATGATCGTGCACCGGGACATCAAAG GGGCCAACATCCTGCGGGATTCATCAGGAAACGTGAAGCTGGGGGACTTCGGGGCCAGCAGGCGGCTGCAGACCATCTGTCTGTCAGGGACGGGGATGAAGTCTGTGACCGGGACGCCGTACTGGATGAGTCCCGAGGTCATCAGTGGGGAGGGGTACGGCAGGAAGGCCGACATCTG GAGTGTCGGCTGCACCGTTGTAGAGATGCTGACGCAGCGGCCTCCGTGGGCGGAGTTTGAggccatggcagccatctttaaaatCGCCACCCAGCCTACCAACCCGGTCCTGCCGGCCCACGTGTCAGACCACTGCAGAGAGTTTCTCAAACGGATCTTTGTGGAGACCAAGCAGCGGCCGTCTGCAGACGAGCTACTGAGGCACATCTTTGTACATTAA
- the map3k2 gene encoding mitogen-activated protein kinase kinase kinase 2 isoform X3: MGESSLLASWVNRSAMMMDEQEALNSIMQDLAELHRSSRPATFLSDLGKPKASSPKNQNDVRVKFEFKGERRILQFPRPVRLEDLKTKAKVAFGQTMDLHYTNNELVIPLTTQDDLDKAIELLDRSVHMKSLKILLVLQNPSSNMDLLLSHEELDNTGFRVIGPHSTDRSSPPPGYIPDALQQVARNGSFTSINSEGEFIPESMDQMLDPLSMSSPENSASGSCPSLDSPLDSDYPKSRMPRAQSYPDNHQDFPEYDIPVFEKSGKGGTYPRRYGIPFGLQDYSDGRKTFPRARRTQVHSFRSPVSFSPTEQSPSTSSGSSVFTPDLEEAPGPARRRRGSDIEPNPNPPTAPTLSVMDISPPSRSPRAPTNWRLGKLLGQGAFGRVFLCYDADTGRELAVKQVQFDPESPETSKEVSALECEIQLLKNLCHERIVQYYGCLRDSMERTLSIFMEHMPGGSIKDQLKSYGALTENVTRRYTRQILEGVSYLHSNMIVHRDIKGANILRDSSGNVKLGDFGASRRLQTICLSGTGMKSVTGTPYWMSPEVISGEGYGRKADIWSVGCTVVEMLTQRPPWAEFEAMAAIFKIATQPTNPVLPAHVSDHCREFLKRIFVETKQRPSADELLRHIFVH; the protein is encoded by the exons ATGGGAGAATCCTCCCTCCTGGCCTCCTGGGTCAATCGCAGTGCCATGATGATGG ATGAGCAGGAGGCCCTGAACTCCATCATGCAGGACTTGGCCGAACTGCATCGCTCCAGCCGTCCTGCCACGTTCCTGTCGGACTTGGGCAAACCCAAAGCCTCCTCGCCCAAGAACCAG AACGATGTGAGAGTGAAGTTTGAGTTCAAAGGAGAGAGGAG gATCCTGCAGTTTCCTCGACCTGTCAGGCTGGAGGACCTGAAGACGAAGGCTAAGGTGGCGTTTGGTCAGACGATGGACCTTCACTACACCAACAATGAG ctggtgATTCCTTTAACAACCCAGGACGATCTGGACAAGGCGATTGAGCTGCTGGATCGCAGCGTTCACATGAAGAGCCTGAAGATCCTCCTGGTGCTTCAG AACCCTTCCTCCAACATGGACCTGCTGCTGTCCCACGAGGAGCTGGACAACACAGGATTTAGGGTGATAG GTCCCCATTCAACAGACCgcagctctcctcctccaggaTACATTCCCGACGCTCTCCAGCAGGTGGCGAGGAACGGCTCCTTCACCAGCATCAACAGCGAGGGGGAGTTCATTCCTGAGAGCATGGACCAG ATGTTGGACCCGCTGTCCATGAGCAGTCCGGAGAACTCTGCGTCCGGGAGCTGTCCCTCTTTGGACAGTCCTCTGGACAG TGATTATCCTAAATCCAGGATGCCCAGAGCACAGAGTTACCCAGACAACCACCAGGACTTTCCAG AGTACGACATCCCCGTGTTCGAGAAGTCGGGGAAAGGAGGGACGTATCCTCGCAGATACGGTATTCCCTTCGGCCTTCAGGATTACAGCGACGGGAGGAAGACCTTCCCTCGAGCCCGACGGACGCAGGTTCACAGTTTCCGCTCTCCGGTGAGCTTCAGCCCAACGGAGCAGTCCCCCAGCaccagcagcggcagcagcgtCTTCACCCCCGACCTGGAGGAGGCCCCCGGGCCCGCCAGGAGGCGGCGAGGCAGCGACATCGAGCCCAACCCCAACCCCCCGACAGCACCGACCCTCTCCGTCATGGACATCAGCCCCCCCAGCCGCT CTCCACGGGCCCCCACCAACTGGCGGCTGGGGAAGCTTCTGGGTCAGGGGGCTTTTGGGCGGGTGTTCCTGTGTTACGATGCAGATACTGGACGGGAGCTCGCAGTCAAACAGGTCCAGTTTGACCCAGAGAGTCCAGAGACCAGCAAG GAGGTGAGTGCGTTGGAGTGTGAAATCCAGCTCCTGAAGAACCTGTGCCACGAGCGCATCGTTCAGTACTACGGCTGCCTGCGAGACTCCATGGAGCGAACGCTCTCCATCTTCATGGAGCACATGCCTGGA GGCTCCATCAAAGACCAGCTGAAGTCTTACGGAGCGCTGACGGAAAACGTGACACGGCGCTACACCCGGCAGATCCTGGAGGGGGTTTCCTACCTACACAGCAACATGATCGTGCACCGGGACATCAAAG GGGCCAACATCCTGCGGGATTCATCAGGAAACGTGAAGCTGGGGGACTTCGGGGCCAGCAGGCGGCTGCAGACCATCTGTCTGTCAGGGACGGGGATGAAGTCTGTGACCGGGACGCCGTACTGGATGAGTCCCGAGGTCATCAGTGGGGAGGGGTACGGCAGGAAGGCCGACATCTG GAGTGTCGGCTGCACCGTTGTAGAGATGCTGACGCAGCGGCCTCCGTGGGCGGAGTTTGAggccatggcagccatctttaaaatCGCCACCCAGCCTACCAACCCGGTCCTGCCGGCCCACGTGTCAGACCACTGCAGAGAGTTTCTCAAACGGATCTTTGTGGAGACCAAGCAGCGGCCGTCTGCAGACGAGCTACTGAGGCACATCTTTGTACATTAA
- the map3k2 gene encoding mitogen-activated protein kinase kinase kinase 2 isoform X2 — protein MGESSLLASWVNRSAMMMDEQEALNSIMQDLAELHRSSRPATFLSDLGKPKASSPKNQNDVRVKFEFKGERRILQFPRPVRLEDLKTKAKVAFGQTMDLHYTNNELVIPLTTQDDLDKAIELLDRSVHMKSLKILLVLQNPSSNMDLLLSHEELDNTGFRVIGGDPGPHSTDRSSPPPGYIPDALQQVARNGSFTSINSEGEFIPESMDQMLDPLSMSSPENSASGSCPSLDSPLDSDYPKSRMPRAQSYPDNHQDFPEYDIPVFEKSGKGGTYPRRYGIPFGLQDYSDGRKTFPRARRTQVHSFRSPVSFSPTEQSPSTSSGSSVFTPDLEEAPGPARRRRGSDIEPNPNPPTAPTLSVMDISPPSRSPRAPTNWRLGKLLGQGAFGRVFLCYDADTGRELAVKQVQFDPESPETSKEVSALECEIQLLKNLCHERIVQYYGCLRDSMERTLSIFMEHMPGGSIKDQLKSYGALTENVTRRYTRQILEGVSYLHSNMIVHRDIKGANILRDSSGNVKLGDFGASRRLQTICLSGTGMKSVTGTPYWMSPEVISGEGYGRKADIWSVGCTVVEMLTQRPPWAEFEAMAAIFKIATQPTNPVLPAHVSDHCREFLKRIFVETKQRPSADELLRHIFVH, from the exons ATGGGAGAATCCTCCCTCCTGGCCTCCTGGGTCAATCGCAGTGCCATGATGATGG ATGAGCAGGAGGCCCTGAACTCCATCATGCAGGACTTGGCCGAACTGCATCGCTCCAGCCGTCCTGCCACGTTCCTGTCGGACTTGGGCAAACCCAAAGCCTCCTCGCCCAAGAACCAG AACGATGTGAGAGTGAAGTTTGAGTTCAAAGGAGAGAGGAG gATCCTGCAGTTTCCTCGACCTGTCAGGCTGGAGGACCTGAAGACGAAGGCTAAGGTGGCGTTTGGTCAGACGATGGACCTTCACTACACCAACAATGAG ctggtgATTCCTTTAACAACCCAGGACGATCTGGACAAGGCGATTGAGCTGCTGGATCGCAGCGTTCACATGAAGAGCCTGAAGATCCTCCTGGTGCTTCAG AACCCTTCCTCCAACATGGACCTGCTGCTGTCCCACGAGGAGCTGGACAACACAGGATTTAGGGTGATAGGTGGAGATCCAG GTCCCCATTCAACAGACCgcagctctcctcctccaggaTACATTCCCGACGCTCTCCAGCAGGTGGCGAGGAACGGCTCCTTCACCAGCATCAACAGCGAGGGGGAGTTCATTCCTGAGAGCATGGACCAG ATGTTGGACCCGCTGTCCATGAGCAGTCCGGAGAACTCTGCGTCCGGGAGCTGTCCCTCTTTGGACAGTCCTCTGGACAG TGATTATCCTAAATCCAGGATGCCCAGAGCACAGAGTTACCCAGACAACCACCAGGACTTTCCAG AGTACGACATCCCCGTGTTCGAGAAGTCGGGGAAAGGAGGGACGTATCCTCGCAGATACGGTATTCCCTTCGGCCTTCAGGATTACAGCGACGGGAGGAAGACCTTCCCTCGAGCCCGACGGACGCAGGTTCACAGTTTCCGCTCTCCGGTGAGCTTCAGCCCAACGGAGCAGTCCCCCAGCaccagcagcggcagcagcgtCTTCACCCCCGACCTGGAGGAGGCCCCCGGGCCCGCCAGGAGGCGGCGAGGCAGCGACATCGAGCCCAACCCCAACCCCCCGACAGCACCGACCCTCTCCGTCATGGACATCAGCCCCCCCAGCCGCT CTCCACGGGCCCCCACCAACTGGCGGCTGGGGAAGCTTCTGGGTCAGGGGGCTTTTGGGCGGGTGTTCCTGTGTTACGATGCAGATACTGGACGGGAGCTCGCAGTCAAACAGGTCCAGTTTGACCCAGAGAGTCCAGAGACCAGCAAG GAGGTGAGTGCGTTGGAGTGTGAAATCCAGCTCCTGAAGAACCTGTGCCACGAGCGCATCGTTCAGTACTACGGCTGCCTGCGAGACTCCATGGAGCGAACGCTCTCCATCTTCATGGAGCACATGCCTGGA GGCTCCATCAAAGACCAGCTGAAGTCTTACGGAGCGCTGACGGAAAACGTGACACGGCGCTACACCCGGCAGATCCTGGAGGGGGTTTCCTACCTACACAGCAACATGATCGTGCACCGGGACATCAAAG GGGCCAACATCCTGCGGGATTCATCAGGAAACGTGAAGCTGGGGGACTTCGGGGCCAGCAGGCGGCTGCAGACCATCTGTCTGTCAGGGACGGGGATGAAGTCTGTGACCGGGACGCCGTACTGGATGAGTCCCGAGGTCATCAGTGGGGAGGGGTACGGCAGGAAGGCCGACATCTG GAGTGTCGGCTGCACCGTTGTAGAGATGCTGACGCAGCGGCCTCCGTGGGCGGAGTTTGAggccatggcagccatctttaaaatCGCCACCCAGCCTACCAACCCGGTCCTGCCGGCCCACGTGTCAGACCACTGCAGAGAGTTTCTCAAACGGATCTTTGTGGAGACCAAGCAGCGGCCGTCTGCAGACGAGCTACTGAGGCACATCTTTGTACATTAA
- the LOC108246821 gene encoding claudin-34-like, with amino-acid sequence MTYLAHTAHSQFGALWLSLVGWTLTCMSLGLVQWREWQVSDRKVVTSGVAWVGIWRACFNSYTEVSEGFRNMHCRSIRLQEASTPPEIAAGQVLMLLSLLVGLCGNAGGVCAMRSAYFGLGKNSSIRLGFISTGVLCLLAAVLSLVPLVWNLSSVVTNQTIRFPPEFKLPPAPDSQRVGGGISVGVVGSVLMVVSGVVFCSYRLPERPEPGREQLHPSRSSPSEPENLRVVSSTGRDNPTFEIQEFF; translated from the coding sequence ATGACCTACCTGGCTCACACGGCCCACTCCCAGTTCGGAGCCCTCTGGCTGTCCCTGGTGGGCTGGACCCTGACCTGCATGTCCCTGGGACTGGTCCAGTGGAGGGAGTGGCAGGTTTCTGACAGGAAGGTGGTCACCTCGGGTGTGGCCTGGGTGGGGATCTGGAGGGCCTGCTTCAACAGCTACACTGAGGTGAGCGAGGGCTTCAGGAACATGCACTGCAGGTCCATCCGGCTGCAGGAGGCCTCCACGCCCCCGGAGATCGCAGCAGGTCAGGTCCTCATGCTCCTGTCTCTGCTGGTGGGCCTGTGTGGGAACGCCGGAGGGGTCTGCGCCATGAGGAGCGCCTACTTTGGGCTGGGGAAGAACTCCTCCATCCGACTGGGTTTCATCAGCACCGGGGTCCTGTGCCTGCTGGCTGCTGTGCTGTCGCTCGTTCCTCTGGTCTGGAACCTGAGCTCAGTCGTGACAAATCAGACCATCCGGTTCCCCCCCGAGTTTAAACTTCCTCCGGCGCCGGACTCCCAGAGGGTGGGCGGCGGCATCAGTGTGGGGGTCGTGGGCTCAGTTCTGATGGTCGTGTCTGGGGTTGTTTTCTGTTCCTACAGGTTACCAGAGAGGCCTGAACCTGGGAGAGAACAGCTGCATCCGAGCCGCTCGTCCCCGTCAGAACCGGAGAACCTCCGGGTCGTGAGCTCCACGGGAAGAGACAACCCAACCTTTGAGATTCAGGAGTTCTTCTGA